One genomic region from Amycolatopsis sp. FBCC-B4732 encodes:
- a CDS encoding cytoplasmic protein — translation MTGDPAETNPELYQVVFENERVRVLEYRDRPGDRTEPHRHPDTVMVTLSAFSRRISSGGREVAVDLPAGAVRWVGAQEHSGENVGTTPTHSLFVELKEPGGAVAGSALGPAPAGG, via the coding sequence ATGACCGGTGACCCGGCCGAAACGAACCCCGAGCTGTACCAGGTGGTTTTCGAGAACGAGCGGGTGCGGGTGCTGGAGTACCGCGACCGGCCGGGCGATCGGACCGAGCCCCACCGGCACCCCGACACGGTGATGGTCACGTTGAGCGCCTTCAGCCGCCGAATCTCGTCGGGCGGCCGCGAGGTGGCGGTGGACTTGCCTGCGGGGGCGGTGCGCTGGGTGGGGGCGCAGGAGCATTCGGGCGAGAACGTCGGCACCACGCCTACGCACTCGCTGTTCGTGGAGTTGAAGGAACCCGGTGGGGCGGTGGCGGGTTCCGCGCTGGGGCCGGCCCCGGCTGGCGGGTAG
- a CDS encoding LysR family transcriptional regulator, with protein METRQLEYFVAVAEELSFTRAAQRVFAVQSTVSAAVRSLEAELGTRLFDRSTRRVALSAAGAAFLPEAKAAIEALERARATVQEASEGLRGSLRIGTLTSIGGVDLPALLGAFHRRYPLVDIHVTVSVTGSTGLADEVRQGRLDVALVGLPETDLAGLDVLRVDTRPFVVVLPATHRLAARKAVRLADLAGEAFIDTPRGFGNRVLLDRAFDALGSPRRVTVEVADLRPVPGYVRAGLGVAVVPDTPAPADADVVVRPLAGAGLDWPLNLVTAAAKPPSRALRTLLDLVEKSI; from the coding sequence ATGGAGACGCGTCAGCTCGAGTACTTCGTCGCCGTCGCCGAGGAACTCAGCTTCACCCGGGCCGCCCAGCGGGTGTTCGCGGTGCAGTCCACCGTGTCCGCCGCCGTGCGGTCCCTCGAAGCCGAGCTCGGCACGCGGCTGTTCGACCGGTCCACCCGCCGGGTCGCGCTGTCGGCCGCGGGTGCCGCGTTCCTGCCCGAGGCCAAGGCGGCGATCGAGGCCCTCGAACGGGCGCGCGCGACCGTCCAGGAGGCCTCGGAGGGCCTGCGCGGCAGCCTGCGCATCGGCACGCTGACGTCGATCGGCGGCGTCGACCTGCCCGCGCTGCTCGGCGCGTTCCACCGGCGCTACCCGCTGGTGGACATCCACGTGACGGTGTCGGTCACCGGCTCCACCGGGCTGGCCGACGAGGTCCGCCAGGGCCGGCTCGACGTCGCTCTGGTGGGCCTGCCCGAGACCGACCTCGCCGGGCTGGACGTGCTGCGGGTCGACACGCGCCCGTTCGTCGTGGTGCTGCCGGCCACGCACCGGCTCGCCGCCCGGAAGGCCGTCCGGCTGGCCGACCTCGCCGGCGAGGCCTTCATCGACACCCCGCGCGGGTTCGGCAACCGGGTCCTGCTGGACCGGGCCTTCGACGCGCTCGGCTCGCCGCGGCGGGTCACCGTCGAGGTCGCCGACCTGCGCCCGGTCCCGGGGTACGTGCGCGCCGGGCTCGGCGTCGCGGTCGTCCCGGACACGCCCGCGCCGGCCGACGCGGACGTCGTGGTCCGGCCGCTGGCCGGCGCCGGGCTGGACTGGCCGCTCAACCTGGTCACCGCCGCGGCCAAGCCGCCGAGCCGGGCGCTGCGGACGCTGCTCGACCTCGTCGAGAAGAGTATTTGA
- a CDS encoding SGNH/GDSL hydrolase family protein: MRLFLTIAAVASVSLAPAAAADVPVTDANLAYTGRWTTESAGAVPHWAGAYVTAKFTGTTVKVKARAAVNFYASIDNGPDVFFAGVKGTVPLTPSALPAGTHSLRLSYRSGDTIFQGLVLDAGASTAPVTPPPKLLEFVGDSITYGALTGKLALSAYGWQVGERLGVRHTQIARSGYCLVAAPGCVGQAAQFFRTDSTGDAAWDFTRYQATAVVINLGTNDAGHGVSGPAFQTAYTKLLRDIRAKYPNATLFAFETLKKRYVTETKNAVAAAADPKVRFITTEGWLTTGTDYADGDGHPNDGGHTKIAERLAPILAPVLFA, encoded by the coding sequence ATGCGCCTGTTCCTGACGATCGCCGCGGTGGCGTCGGTGTCGCTCGCCCCGGCGGCGGCCGCGGACGTCCCGGTCACCGACGCGAACCTCGCCTACACCGGCCGGTGGACCACCGAGTCCGCCGGCGCGGTCCCGCACTGGGCCGGTGCGTACGTCACCGCGAAGTTCACCGGCACGACGGTGAAGGTGAAGGCCCGGGCGGCGGTGAACTTCTACGCGAGCATCGACAACGGCCCCGACGTGTTCTTCGCCGGGGTGAAGGGGACGGTCCCGCTGACGCCGTCGGCGCTGCCCGCCGGCACGCATTCACTGCGGCTGTCCTACCGGTCCGGCGACACGATCTTCCAGGGCCTGGTCCTGGACGCGGGAGCGTCGACGGCGCCGGTGACACCGCCGCCGAAGCTGCTGGAGTTCGTCGGCGACTCGATCACGTACGGCGCGCTGACGGGCAAACTGGCGCTTTCCGCGTACGGCTGGCAGGTGGGGGAGCGGCTCGGGGTGCGCCACACGCAGATCGCGCGTTCCGGCTACTGCCTGGTGGCGGCGCCGGGCTGTGTCGGGCAGGCGGCGCAGTTCTTCCGCACGGACAGCACGGGCGACGCGGCCTGGGACTTCACGCGCTACCAGGCGACGGCGGTGGTGATCAACCTCGGCACCAACGACGCCGGGCACGGTGTCAGCGGACCGGCGTTCCAGACGGCGTACACGAAGTTGCTGCGGGACATCAGGGCGAAGTACCCGAACGCGACACTGTTCGCGTTCGAGACGTTGAAGAAGCGGTACGTGACGGAGACGAAAAACGCGGTCGCGGCGGCGGCCGACCCGAAGGTCCGGTTCATCACCACGGAAGGCTGGCTGACAACGGGAACGGACTACGCGGACGGCGACGGCCACCCGAACGATGGAGGACACACGAAGATCGCCGAACGGCTGGCTCCGATTCTCGCTCCGGTTTTGTTCGCCTGA
- a CDS encoding jacalin-like lectin, producing MKIRLAVVVLLCAAAALVPAAAHADSADGGTFSVLSYNVAGLPEGISSAPTPREPATTAIGQRLGPYDVVHVEEDFNYHATLYAADHHPYRTPTSGGAGIGSGLNTLSSLPYDTGDFERVRWNSCQFDSGDCLTPKGFTFMRLRLAEGVYVDAYNVHTNAGTNDGDEESRASNLAQLTAFIRTHSAGNPVLVMGDTNTRYTRAADTIAAFAADNGLTDAWVQLVRGGSAPAPGSPALVCDPQHVTDDCEVVDKVLYRGSPLVSLDATAYHNEHAKFLDDQGRTLSDHDPVTVGFGWKRNPALRLSEQFGGPHGDYFTDVGAVGAGARVRTLSLRAGSRVDQLGVTLENGTVLTHGGTGGTAAALTLGAGEYVTRATLCQGSYQGHTRIFSAAFTTSTGRTLAGGSATADCVTRVAPAGWQLAGFHGRAGGEVDKIGFVYTER from the coding sequence GTGAAGATCCGCCTCGCCGTCGTGGTCCTGCTGTGCGCGGCCGCCGCGCTGGTGCCGGCCGCCGCGCACGCCGATTCCGCCGACGGCGGCACCTTCTCCGTGCTGAGCTACAACGTCGCCGGGCTGCCCGAAGGCATTTCGAGCGCGCCGACTCCCCGCGAGCCGGCCACGACGGCCATCGGGCAGCGGCTGGGCCCCTACGACGTGGTGCACGTCGAGGAGGACTTCAACTACCACGCCACGCTCTACGCGGCCGACCACCACCCGTACCGCACCCCGACGAGCGGCGGCGCGGGGATCGGCAGCGGCCTGAACACGCTGTCGTCGCTGCCCTACGACACCGGCGACTTCGAGCGCGTGCGCTGGAACTCGTGCCAGTTCGACTCCGGGGACTGCCTGACGCCCAAGGGATTCACCTTCATGCGGCTGAGGCTCGCCGAGGGCGTCTACGTCGACGCGTACAACGTGCACACCAACGCGGGCACGAACGACGGCGACGAGGAGTCGCGCGCGTCGAACCTGGCGCAGCTGACCGCGTTCATCCGCACCCACTCGGCGGGCAACCCGGTGCTCGTCATGGGCGACACCAACACGCGCTACACCCGCGCGGCGGACACGATCGCGGCGTTCGCCGCCGACAACGGCCTCACCGACGCCTGGGTGCAGCTCGTCCGCGGCGGGTCCGCGCCCGCCCCGGGCAGTCCCGCGCTGGTGTGCGACCCGCAGCACGTCACCGACGACTGCGAAGTCGTCGACAAGGTCCTCTACCGCGGCAGCCCGCTCGTCTCCCTCGACGCGACGGCCTACCACAACGAGCACGCGAAGTTCCTCGACGACCAAGGCCGGACGCTGTCCGACCACGACCCGGTCACCGTCGGGTTCGGCTGGAAGCGCAACCCGGCGCTGCGCCTGTCCGAGCAGTTCGGCGGCCCCCACGGCGACTACTTCACCGACGTCGGTGCCGTCGGAGCGGGCGCCCGCGTCCGGACGCTCTCCCTGCGCGCGGGCTCGCGGGTGGACCAGCTCGGCGTCACGCTCGAGAACGGCACGGTGCTGACCCACGGCGGGACCGGCGGGACGGCGGCCGCGCTGACCCTCGGCGCCGGCGAATACGTCACGCGAGCGACCTTGTGCCAGGGCAGCTACCAGGGCCACACGCGGATCTTCTCCGCGGCGTTCACGACCAGCACCGGCCGCACCCTGGCCGGCGGCTCGGCGACGGCGGACTGCGTGACCCGCGTGGCGCCGGCGGGCTGGCAGCTCGCCGGCTTCCACGGGCGCGCCGGCGGCGAGGTCGACAAGATCGGGTTCGTCTACACCGAGCGGTGA
- a CDS encoding TetR/AcrR family transcriptional regulator → MAVPYESTGRQRQKGRTRAALVEAAHALLADGGSPTVEDAAAAAGISRTTAYRYFPNQRALLLAAYPEIQDDAGLLPADAPADPVARLELVMREFIAFTLRWEPQLRAQLRLSLEPGARQPVLRRGRAIRWIEEALVPLADTHPHLDVHGLATAIRSASGIESLVWLTDIGGLDRARAAEVLAGSARAILRAALDPVT, encoded by the coding sequence ATGGCAGTCCCATACGAGTCCACCGGCAGGCAGCGGCAGAAGGGCCGGACCCGGGCCGCGCTGGTCGAGGCCGCGCACGCGCTGCTCGCCGATGGTGGGTCGCCGACCGTCGAGGACGCTGCCGCGGCGGCCGGGATTTCGCGTACCACCGCCTACCGGTACTTCCCCAACCAGCGCGCGCTGCTGCTCGCCGCCTATCCGGAGATCCAGGACGACGCCGGCCTGCTGCCCGCGGACGCGCCCGCCGATCCCGTCGCGCGGCTCGAGCTCGTGATGCGGGAGTTCATCGCCTTCACCCTGCGCTGGGAGCCGCAGCTGCGCGCGCAGCTCCGGCTGTCCCTGGAGCCCGGCGCCCGGCAGCCGGTACTGCGCCGGGGCCGGGCGATCCGCTGGATCGAGGAGGCCCTCGTCCCGCTCGCGGACACGCACCCGCACCTGGACGTCCACGGCCTGGCGACGGCGATCCGCTCGGCGTCCGGCATCGAGTCCCTGGTCTGGCTGACCGACATCGGCGGCCTCGACCGCGCGCGGGCCGCCGAGGTGCTGGCGGGTTCCGCGCGGGCCATCCTGCGGGCGGCGCTCGACCCGGTTACGTGA
- a CDS encoding pectinesterase family protein: MLKTLLVASALAGAALAAPPAGAAVVNVVVAKDGTGTHSTVQAGIDAVSAGGTVSVKPGTYREVITVPAAKTGVTLRGTTGKASDVVVDYDNASGTKKPDGSTYGTTGSATATLAANGFTATALTFRNSFDRKAHPEITATQAVAVKTAGDRMVFDNVTFLGHQDTLYADTAAVGTTGRQYYRNCSISGDVDFLFGRATAVFDRATITALDRGSNPNGYLTAASTRRTNPYGFLIVGSRVLSPAANASFYLGRPWHPSGDVDAIAQVVIRETALPAAIKATPWTDMSGFSWKDARFFEYRNTGPGAGTGTDRPQLPAAQAANFTAQRYLAGGDGWNPVH, from the coding sequence ATGCTCAAGACCCTGCTCGTCGCTTCGGCGCTCGCGGGGGCGGCGCTGGCCGCCCCGCCGGCCGGGGCCGCGGTCGTCAACGTCGTCGTGGCCAAGGACGGCACCGGCACGCACAGCACCGTCCAGGCCGGGATCGACGCCGTATCGGCCGGCGGCACCGTGTCGGTGAAACCCGGCACCTACCGCGAGGTGATCACCGTGCCCGCGGCCAAGACCGGCGTGACCCTGCGGGGCACCACCGGCAAGGCGTCGGACGTCGTCGTCGACTACGACAACGCCAGCGGGACGAAGAAGCCGGACGGCTCGACCTACGGCACGACGGGCAGCGCGACCGCGACGCTCGCCGCGAACGGCTTCACCGCGACGGCGCTGACCTTCCGCAACTCCTTCGACCGCAAGGCCCACCCGGAGATCACCGCCACCCAGGCCGTCGCGGTCAAGACCGCCGGCGACCGGATGGTCTTCGACAACGTCACCTTCCTCGGGCACCAGGACACGCTCTACGCCGACACCGCGGCCGTGGGCACGACCGGCCGCCAGTACTACCGGAACTGCTCGATCAGCGGCGACGTCGACTTCCTTTTCGGGCGCGCGACCGCGGTGTTCGACCGGGCGACGATCACCGCGCTCGACCGCGGTTCGAACCCGAACGGCTACCTGACCGCGGCCAGCACCCGGCGCACCAACCCGTACGGCTTCCTGATCGTGGGCAGCCGGGTGCTCAGCCCGGCCGCGAACGCCAGCTTCTACCTGGGGCGGCCGTGGCACCCGAGCGGCGACGTCGACGCGATCGCGCAGGTCGTGATCCGCGAGACCGCCCTCCCGGCGGCGATCAAGGCGACGCCGTGGACGGACATGTCGGGCTTCTCGTGGAAGGACGCCCGGTTCTTCGAATACCGCAACACGGGACCCGGCGCGGGCACCGGCACCGACCGGCCGCAGCTCCCCGCCGCGCAGGCCGCGAACTTCACCGCGCAGCGCTACCTCGCGGGCGGCGACGGGTGGAACCCCGTGCACTGA
- a CDS encoding pectate lyase yields the protein MSRMIRVAAVAALVVSAAAGTGATASAATWPSPSTNVPVGATIKVTSGTYDGGLKRFYGTGDLGSGGQDEGQDPLFQLANGTTLKNVVLGSPAADGVHCLGTCTLLNVWWEDVGEDAATFKGTSASQTMTIDGGGARKASDKVFQHNGPGTMYIRNFEVSDFGKLYRSCGNCKTQYKRNVVVDNVTATVPGKALVGINTNYGDTAKLTRITIVGDSSRKIEPCQKYKGVTSGEPTKTGSGPDATNCLYTSANITYR from the coding sequence ATTTCCCGGATGATCCGGGTGGCCGCCGTGGCCGCGCTCGTGGTTTCGGCGGCGGCCGGCACCGGCGCGACCGCGTCGGCCGCCACCTGGCCGAGCCCGAGCACGAACGTGCCGGTCGGCGCGACGATCAAGGTCACCAGTGGCACCTACGACGGCGGGCTCAAGCGGTTCTACGGCACCGGCGACCTCGGGTCCGGCGGCCAGGACGAGGGCCAGGACCCATTGTTCCAGCTCGCCAACGGCACCACGCTGAAGAACGTCGTCCTGGGCAGCCCGGCCGCCGACGGCGTGCACTGCCTCGGCACCTGCACGCTGCTCAACGTCTGGTGGGAGGACGTCGGCGAGGACGCGGCGACCTTCAAGGGCACCTCCGCCTCGCAGACCATGACGATCGACGGCGGCGGTGCCCGCAAGGCGTCGGACAAGGTCTTCCAGCACAACGGTCCCGGCACCATGTACATCCGGAACTTCGAGGTCAGCGACTTCGGCAAGCTGTACCGCTCCTGCGGCAACTGCAAGACGCAGTACAAGCGCAACGTCGTCGTCGACAACGTCACGGCCACCGTGCCGGGCAAGGCGCTGGTCGGCATCAACACGAACTACGGCGACACCGCGAAGCTGACGCGGATCACCATCGTCGGCGACTCGAGCCGCAAGATCGAGCCCTGCCAGAAGTACAAGGGCGTCACCAGCGGCGAGCCGACGAAGACCGGCAGCGGCCCCGATGCGACGAACTGCCTCTACACCAGCGCCAACATCACCTACCGGTAG
- a CDS encoding arabinan endo-1,5-alpha-L-arabinosidase has translation MRLPRLLAVLAAALLSAPAAQAATYPDPGYVTGDVTAVHDPSMIRAADGSYLLYSTDQYLQIRRSTDRVHFTKIGSVWPGGAPWTAPFTDPAHPGYLWAPDISFHNGRYYLYYAASTFGSRNSAIFLATSPTGLPGSWTNQGIVTQTSTSDDYNAIDPNLFVDSGGRWWLSFGSWWTGIKMYRLDPATGKRSTTDTALRSIAQRTGSTTAEEAPYIVQHGSYFYLFVSWDSCCQGTKSTYRVMAGRSTSITGPYTDRNGVRLTAGGGTQILASHGDVHGPGHVAVLHDTDADVLVYHYYYSDATPQTGKLGINLIGYDSAGWPYVY, from the coding sequence ATGCGCCTGCCCCGCCTGCTCGCCGTCCTGGCCGCCGCCCTGCTGAGCGCACCCGCCGCCCAGGCCGCCACCTACCCGGACCCGGGGTACGTCACCGGGGACGTCACGGCGGTCCACGACCCGTCGATGATCCGCGCGGCGGACGGCAGCTACCTGCTCTACTCGACCGATCAGTACCTGCAGATCCGCCGTTCGACCGACCGCGTCCACTTCACGAAGATCGGTTCGGTGTGGCCGGGCGGCGCGCCGTGGACGGCACCCTTCACCGACCCGGCCCACCCGGGTTACCTGTGGGCGCCGGACATCTCGTTCCACAACGGCCGGTACTACCTGTACTACGCGGCTTCGACGTTCGGTTCGCGCAATTCGGCGATCTTCCTGGCCACCAGCCCGACGGGGTTGCCGGGCAGCTGGACCAACCAGGGCATCGTCACGCAGACGAGCACGAGCGACGACTACAACGCGATCGACCCGAACCTGTTCGTCGACTCGGGCGGCCGCTGGTGGCTGAGCTTCGGCTCGTGGTGGACGGGCATCAAGATGTACCGGCTGGACCCGGCGACCGGGAAGCGCAGCACGACGGACACCGCGTTGCGCAGCATCGCGCAGCGCACGGGCAGCACGACGGCCGAGGAAGCGCCGTACATCGTGCAGCACGGGAGCTACTTCTACCTGTTCGTTTCGTGGGACTCGTGCTGCCAGGGCACGAAGAGCACGTACCGCGTGATGGCCGGCCGGTCGACGTCGATCACCGGCCCGTACACCGACCGCAACGGCGTCCGGCTGACCGCGGGCGGCGGCACGCAGATCCTGGCGAGCCACGGCGACGTCCACGGCCCGGGCCACGTGGCTGTGCTGCACGACACCGACGCGGACGTGCTGGTCTACCACTATTACTACTCCGACGCGACGCCGCAGACGGGCAAGCTCGGCATCAACCTCATCGGCTACGACAGCGCCGGCTGGCCCTACGTCTACTGA
- a CDS encoding MFS transporter, producing MSVTLSPARLRVSHGLGFRVVAVAFATALAFSTLPTPLYALYQQRDGFPAFLVTVIFAAYAVGVMLSLYLAGHVSDWLGRRRVLLAGLLAEALAAALFLLWPDVPGLIVARLLSGAGIGVITATATAHLSELRAPALTATVVNAGGLALGPLVGGVFARFAVHPLSTPFAVFLVVLLLEAIAVSLVPETVERREERPAYRPQRLSLPPSARREFTGAAIGAFAAFALSGLFMALAPALLAHELHEPSRLLAGLAPFTMLGSAALAQIAFSRLGTRAQLRSGYVLMGTGLVLLTASAFAASLPLFFAAGVLAGAGFGLGFRASVGTVAALADDLTRGEVLAALFLVAYAGLVLPVLLVGLALLLAPGSVALAGFAVLELALLAWSVHRSV from the coding sequence ATGTCCGTCACCCTGTCCCCCGCCCGGCTCCGCGTGAGCCACGGGCTGGGTTTCCGCGTCGTCGCGGTCGCGTTCGCGACGGCGCTCGCGTTCTCCACCCTGCCGACCCCGCTCTACGCGCTTTACCAGCAGCGGGACGGCTTCCCCGCTTTCCTCGTCACGGTGATCTTCGCCGCCTACGCGGTCGGCGTGATGCTCAGCCTGTACCTCGCCGGGCACGTCAGCGACTGGCTCGGGCGCCGCCGCGTCCTGCTCGCCGGGCTGCTCGCGGAAGCCCTCGCCGCCGCGCTCTTCCTGCTGTGGCCGGACGTTCCCGGCCTGATCGTCGCGCGGCTCCTCAGCGGCGCGGGGATCGGCGTCATCACCGCGACGGCCACCGCGCACCTGTCCGAGCTGCGGGCCCCCGCGCTCACCGCGACCGTCGTGAACGCCGGTGGTCTGGCCCTCGGCCCGCTCGTGGGCGGGGTGTTCGCGCGGTTCGCCGTCCACCCGCTGAGCACGCCGTTCGCGGTGTTCCTGGTCGTGCTCCTGCTCGAAGCGATCGCGGTGAGCCTGGTGCCGGAGACGGTCGAACGCCGGGAAGAGCGCCCGGCCTACCGCCCGCAGCGGCTCTCGCTGCCGCCGTCGGCCCGGCGCGAGTTCACCGGCGCCGCGATCGGCGCGTTCGCGGCGTTCGCGCTGAGCGGTCTGTTCATGGCGCTCGCCCCGGCTTTGCTGGCGCACGAACTGCACGAGCCGTCCCGCCTGCTCGCCGGGCTCGCGCCGTTCACCATGCTGGGCAGCGCGGCGCTCGCCCAGATCGCGTTCTCACGCCTCGGCACGCGCGCGCAGCTGCGGTCCGGCTACGTGCTGATGGGCACCGGCCTGGTGCTGCTGACGGCGTCGGCGTTCGCGGCCTCGCTCCCGCTGTTCTTCGCCGCCGGCGTGCTCGCGGGCGCCGGGTTCGGGCTGGGCTTCCGCGCGTCGGTCGGCACGGTGGCGGCGCTCGCGGACGACCTCACCCGCGGCGAAGTGCTGGCGGCGCTGTTCCTCGTGGCGTACGCGGGTCTCGTGCTGCCGGTGCTGCTCGTCGGGCTGGCGCTGCTCCTGGCGCCGGGTTCGGTGGCGCTGGCCGGGTTCGCGGTGCTGGAACTCGCGCTGCTCGCCTGGTCCGTTCACCGCTCGGTGTAG
- a CDS encoding universal stress protein: protein MTGPPIVAGVDGSAESLDAVRWAARAARLRGAPLEVVHALDVPALLAGGVVPPPDELVDGLRARGRRALRIARELAAAHGVDDAATRLDPDRAAQALIEASRSAALLVVGSAGHGRLTSLLAGSVAAAVGTHARCDTVVVRGDGWDEPDAAQRPVVTGIDGSEAGIRVLEAALAEARTRGAPLVVLHAWADTPPPRADPRCVTEAGHRLLGAGVLAHDTGDVEVERVLVHAHPRRELIERSGDAQLVVLGDRGRGGFPGLLLGSTGQALLHHAACPVLLVRTAG, encoded by the coding sequence ATGACCGGACCGCCGATCGTCGCCGGGGTGGATGGGTCGGCCGAGTCGCTCGATGCCGTCCGCTGGGCCGCACGGGCCGCGCGCCTGCGGGGCGCGCCGCTCGAAGTCGTGCATGCCCTCGATGTGCCCGCGCTGCTCGCCGGTGGAGTCGTGCCGCCGCCGGACGAGCTGGTGGACGGCCTGCGGGCGCGGGGCCGGCGGGCGTTGCGGATCGCGCGGGAGCTCGCCGCCGCGCACGGTGTCGATGATGCGGCCACGCGGCTCGATCCCGATCGGGCGGCGCAGGCGCTGATCGAGGCGTCGAGGTCCGCCGCGCTGCTCGTCGTCGGCTCGGCCGGGCACGGGCGGCTCACCAGCCTGCTCGCCGGCTCGGTCGCCGCGGCCGTCGGGACGCACGCGCGCTGCGACACCGTCGTCGTCCGCGGGGACGGCTGGGACGAGCCGGACGCGGCGCAGCGCCCGGTCGTCACCGGGATCGACGGCAGCGAAGCCGGCATCCGGGTCCTGGAAGCCGCGCTGGCCGAAGCGCGCACCCGCGGCGCCCCGCTCGTCGTGCTGCACGCCTGGGCGGACACGCCACCGCCGCGCGCGGATCCCCGGTGCGTCACCGAAGCCGGGCACCGGCTGCTCGGCGCGGGGGTGCTGGCCCACGACACCGGCGACGTCGAAGTCGAGCGCGTCCTGGTGCACGCCCACCCGCGGCGGGAGCTGATCGAGCGCAGCGGCGACGCCCAGCTCGTCGTCCTCGGCGACCGCGGCCGCGGCGGCTTCCCCGGTCTCCTGCTCGGTTCGACCGGCCAGGCCCTGCTGCACCACGCCGCCTGCCCGGTCCTGCTGGTCCGCACCGCCGGGTGA
- a CDS encoding HNH endonuclease signature motif containing protein, whose amino-acid sequence MDREAVWQTDAEALADRLRGLLTVVRSAEAEIGTLLVEIESRGVMELFGYRSVARLLEHLADIPHTAAQRTVARALSLTSAHTLDSPPALAPATGAAALTGALSTPMIDTIITALTPIPLEHRDTAEQDLLAFAADAGHKQVAALGTRILAHLDPDGTEPVDVEPATPARELSLRRRRTGTWELTGRFDDETGTRASALLDALAERRTADDGGDFRSPQERYGDAFSDAVDLALNSPELPTQAGERAHVLVAVSLSDLQSGLGQATLGDTGLISAVEARIHACDCKLIPSVLGATSEPLDLGRARRLISPGLRRALFLRDRGCAFPGCHRPPRHCQGHHIRHWADGGPTDLANLVLLCAHHHRLMHRSGWQVRLATDGHPEFLPPVFLDKHRKPRRNNIHQPLPFAA is encoded by the coding sequence GTGGACAGAGAAGCGGTGTGGCAGACAGACGCGGAGGCCTTGGCCGACCGTCTCCGTGGGCTGCTCACCGTGGTGCGGTCTGCCGAGGCGGAAATCGGGACTCTGCTGGTGGAAATCGAATCCCGCGGGGTCATGGAACTGTTCGGCTACCGCTCTGTTGCCCGCTTACTCGAACACCTCGCCGACATTCCCCACACGGCCGCCCAGCGCACCGTCGCCCGAGCCCTCTCCCTCACCTCTGCGCACACCCTCGACTCGCCGCCCGCTCTCGCCCCCGCCACCGGCGCTGCCGCGCTGACGGGCGCCCTGAGCACCCCGATGATCGACACCATCATCACCGCCCTCACCCCCATCCCCCTCGAACACCGCGACACCGCCGAACAAGACCTGCTGGCCTTCGCCGCCGACGCAGGCCACAAACAAGTCGCCGCCCTCGGCACCCGGATCCTGGCCCACCTCGACCCCGACGGCACCGAACCGGTCGATGTCGAGCCCGCCACCCCTGCCCGCGAACTCTCGTTACGCCGCAGGCGCACCGGAACCTGGGAACTCACAGGCCGGTTCGACGACGAAACCGGCACCCGAGCCAGCGCCCTGCTCGACGCCCTGGCCGAACGCCGCACCGCCGACGACGGTGGAGACTTCCGTTCCCCGCAGGAACGCTACGGCGACGCCTTCTCCGACGCCGTCGACCTCGCCCTCAACTCCCCAGAGCTGCCGACTCAGGCCGGTGAACGCGCCCACGTCCTAGTCGCCGTTTCCCTGTCGGACCTGCAATCCGGCCTCGGCCAGGCGACCCTGGGCGACACCGGCCTGATCTCCGCGGTCGAGGCCCGCATCCACGCCTGCGACTGCAAGCTGATCCCGTCCGTTTTGGGCGCCACCAGCGAACCCCTGGACCTGGGTCGAGCCCGCCGCCTGATCTCACCAGGCCTCCGCCGAGCCCTGTTCTTACGTGACCGAGGCTGCGCCTTCCCGGGCTGTCACCGCCCACCCCGGCACTGTCAAGGCCACCACATCCGCCACTGGGCCGATGGCGGCCCCACAGATCTCGCGAACCTGGTCCTGCTCTGCGCGCATCACCACCGCTTGATGCACCGCTCGGGTTGGCAGGTCCGCCTCGCGACCGACGGTCACCCCGAATTCCTACCCCCGGTGTTCCTGGACAAGCACCGAAAACCCAGGCGCAACAACATCCACCAACCACTCCCATTCGCAGCCTGA